The Actinomyces wuliandei genome contains the following window.
GCGTGCGCTACTACGCGCACGGGCGCTCCTTGGCCTCTTCCACACGCCTCCTCGTCGAGCAGGCAGCGCGCGTCTCCTCGCCTCAGAAAAGGCTGGCCGTAGCCCGGCAGATGTACAGCATGAGATTTGAGGACGAGGACGTCACGGGGCTGACCATGCAGCAACTTCGGGGGCGGGAGGGGGCACGGGTGCGCGCCATCTACCGGGAGCACTCCAAGAAGACCGGGGTGCCCTGGCAGCGTAGGGACTACCGTCCGGACGACTTCGAGGCCTCGGACCCGGTGAACCAGGCATTGTCTGCAGCCCACGCTGCTTTGTACGGGGTGGTGCACGCTGTCATCATGGCGCTGGGGTGCTCGCCTGGTCTGGGGTTCGTCCACACCGGGCACGAACGCTCCTTCGTCTACGACGTGGCCGACCTCTACAAGGTGGAGGTCACCATCCCGGTGGCCTTTGACGTGGTCGCGGAAGGGATGTCTGACCTGAGCGGGACCACTCGGCGCCGAGTGCGCGACCGGATCTTCGAGCTGCAGGTCATCGAGCGGACGGTGCGTGACATCTATCGGCTGCTCGGTGTCAAGGAGGACGCGGATCTGGGGGTCAACGTGGTCTCCCTGTGGGACTACCAGCGGCAGGTCATCGCTGGGGGCGTCAACTACACCGTGCTGAGTGACGAGGCGGAGGGCGGCGATCCCGGGTGGTAGTGATTGTGCTGTCGG
Protein-coding sequences here:
- the cas1e gene encoding type I-E CRISPR-associated endonuclease Cas1e, whose product is MARLLPVPVTALPRAQDRTSFLYLEHCVVHREDGALTARNDKGTVRVPAASLLAVLLGPGTSVSHQAMGLLGDCGTTAAWVGERGVRYYAHGRSLASSTRLLVEQAARVSSPQKRLAVARQMYSMRFEDEDVTGLTMQQLRGREGARVRAIYREHSKKTGVPWQRRDYRPDDFEASDPVNQALSAAHAALYGVVHAVIMALGCSPGLGFVHTGHERSFVYDVADLYKVEVTIPVAFDVVAEGMSDLSGTTRRRVRDRIFELQVIERTVRDIYRLLGVKEDADLGVNVVSLWDYQRQVIAGGVNYTVLSDEAEGGDPGW